A portion of the Vreelandella subglaciescola genome contains these proteins:
- a CDS encoding response regulator, with translation MRVLLVEDTTGLGEAVRDQISEDGHAVDWVQSLAFADTSVKTTPYNLILLDLMLPDGHGFDFLKKLRATGDTTPVIILTARDQVSDRIAGLNAGADDYLVKPFDLSELSARVAAVARRYRGNPNPLVRVGDLEVDLGDHRISRNGQPVELTAREWALFEGFLQRPGILLSRAQLEDRLYQFGAEIESNTIEVYISRMRKKLGHDAIVTVRGMGYRLEPNEH, from the coding sequence ATGCGGGTACTGTTGGTTGAGGATACAACCGGGTTGGGTGAGGCCGTGCGGGATCAGATCAGCGAAGATGGCCATGCCGTGGACTGGGTTCAGAGCCTCGCTTTCGCTGATACGAGTGTGAAAACCACGCCTTATAATCTGATTTTGCTCGACCTGATGCTGCCAGACGGTCACGGTTTTGATTTTTTGAAAAAACTGAGGGCAACCGGTGACACAACCCCCGTGATTATTCTGACCGCCAGAGACCAGGTGTCAGACCGCATTGCAGGGCTGAATGCCGGTGCCGACGATTATCTGGTAAAGCCTTTTGATTTATCAGAACTCTCTGCCCGGGTGGCCGCCGTGGCACGCCGTTATCGCGGCAACCCGAATCCTCTGGTGCGTGTTGGCGATCTTGAAGTGGATCTGGGTGACCATCGCATCAGCCGCAACGGCCAGCCGGTGGAGCTTACTGCCCGTGAATGGGCGCTGTTTGAGGGTTTTCTGCAACGCCCGGGAATACTGCTATCGCGGGCTCAGCTTGAAGACCGGCTTTACCAGTTCGGCGCCGAAATTGAGAGCAACACCATAGAGGTTTACATCAGCCGTATGCGCAAAAAACTGGGGCACGATGCCATAGTGACCGTCAGAGGCATGGGCTACAGGCTGGAACCGAATGAGCACTAA
- the arsC gene encoding arsenate reductase (glutaredoxin) (This arsenate reductase requires both glutathione and glutaredoxin to convert arsenate to arsenite, after which the efflux transporter formed by ArsA and ArsB can extrude the arsenite from the cell, providing resistance.): MNKAGSGETPEVVEYLKTPPSRERLVALLSMMQITPRELLRRKGTPYDELGLDDPALSDDQLIDTMMAHPILINRPIVVTDKGARLCRPSERVLDLLERPVEHLTKEDGEVVHHPRDAR; this comes from the coding sequence ATGAATAAGGCGGGATCAGGCGAAACGCCAGAAGTCGTCGAATATCTCAAGACCCCGCCCAGTCGTGAGCGACTGGTAGCGCTGCTTTCGATGATGCAGATAACACCTCGCGAACTCCTTCGGCGTAAGGGCACGCCTTACGATGAGTTGGGGCTCGACGATCCCGCTTTGAGCGATGATCAACTGATCGATACAATGATGGCGCACCCGATTTTGATCAATCGCCCCATCGTTGTGACTGACAAAGGGGCTCGTCTATGCCGGCCTTCCGAACGGGTACTGGATCTTCTTGAGCGCCCCGTCGAACACTTAACCAAAGAAGATGGCGAGGTGGTTCACCACCCGCGAGACGCACGATGA
- a CDS encoding PepSY domain-containing protein: MNIKPIVITFSLLLMSGSAMADDDCDDPVAGWQPRENLRQKLEAEGWKVFRIKVDDGCYEVKGRDPEGYRVEAEYSPATFELREMEREDDDDDDDDDDDHDDDRHGKSRNYNASTNEDPVSPKGIVKGRPTVTVE, encoded by the coding sequence ATGAATATAAAACCCATTGTTATTACCTTTTCGCTGCTGCTTATGAGCGGCAGCGCAATGGCTGACGACGATTGCGATGACCCGGTTGCCGGATGGCAGCCACGGGAGAACCTGCGACAGAAGCTTGAGGCGGAAGGTTGGAAGGTGTTCCGCATTAAGGTAGATGACGGCTGTTACGAGGTTAAAGGAAGGGATCCGGAGGGTTATCGGGTGGAGGCCGAGTACTCACCAGCGACCTTTGAGCTGAGGGAAATGGAGCGCGAAGATGACGATGACGATGACGATGACGACGACGATCACGATGATGACCGTCATGGCAAGTCACGAAACTACAACGCATCGACCAATGAAGACCCGGTTTCGCCTAAGGGAATCGTCAAAGGTCGCCCCACCGTGACTGTTGAGTAA
- a CDS encoding PepSY domain-containing protein, protein MLRKLHGWPGLVAALLLLVLATTGVILSVVPAIERAGATIPATGQISVADLAERVVAHYPGTEQIERSLSGEVVVYYSRDRQPGADLVNPLTGEGIAPYQPSAFLRWVKNLHRSFLLDDAGRMLAGGLAVMMLLLCLSGMFLLARRMGGWKAILKPIAGSGSSRIHAELARFAVIGLLLSALTGSYMSAVRFGLLPEAAAAEPSFPAEVSGGTPAPVSSLLALKNVDANELRELVFPYPNDPSDVYSLSTTQGSGFVDQATGELLQYQPRSTGNQFQHWMIRLHTGEGLWWLGLILGMAALTVPALSFTGIQVWWQRRSTSVRLGEGASIEVADVVILVGSEGNTTWGFARDLQNKLNQAGKKVHCAPMNDLAKRYPQASVLFVLTSTYGDGDAPSSASQFMTRLEHFQANDGLEFVVLGFGDQQFPKFCQYALDVDAALSSKGLQQVNLVTRIDRGSAIQFREWGEAIGEHMGISLALTHNPAPAATAEFELVERVDYGVAVNAPTSILRFRPVQDRRNLWQVLSFRSRSNLPSFEAGDLFGVAPPGDNTARLYSLASSASDGQLEICVRKQTNGLCSGYLHSLEPGDRISGFIQQNPGFRPAGGATPIILIGAGAGIGPLAGFIRKNTDRNPMYLYWGGRNPQSDFLYQPELGCYLDDHRLTGLNTAFSRSAEKAYVQDAIIADESALRQLIEKGAQVLVCGGRDMASGVSQVFDSILKPLHMDVDELRAEGRYLEDVY, encoded by the coding sequence ATGCTACGCAAACTTCATGGTTGGCCCGGATTGGTCGCCGCACTGCTGCTTTTGGTGCTGGCGACCACGGGCGTTATTTTGTCCGTTGTACCCGCTATTGAACGGGCGGGCGCAACCATCCCGGCGACCGGCCAAATCAGTGTTGCTGACCTGGCTGAGCGTGTAGTGGCGCATTATCCGGGCACCGAGCAGATTGAACGCTCTCTGTCGGGCGAAGTTGTCGTCTATTACAGCCGTGACCGTCAGCCAGGTGCCGATCTGGTTAACCCGCTGACTGGTGAAGGTATTGCCCCCTATCAGCCTTCAGCCTTTTTGCGCTGGGTAAAAAACCTGCACCGCTCATTTCTATTGGATGATGCAGGCCGAATGCTTGCAGGCGGCTTGGCGGTAATGATGCTGCTGCTCTGCCTGTCTGGCATGTTTCTGCTGGCTCGACGGATGGGTGGCTGGAAGGCCATTTTAAAGCCCATTGCAGGTTCCGGTAGCTCGCGGATTCACGCCGAGCTGGCACGGTTTGCGGTGATTGGTTTGTTGCTGTCGGCACTGACCGGCAGCTACATGTCTGCGGTTCGGTTTGGCCTGCTGCCGGAGGCTGCTGCTGCGGAGCCATCCTTTCCGGCGGAGGTGTCAGGCGGCACGCCGGCACCGGTGAGCTCTCTGCTCGCGCTAAAAAACGTAGATGCTAACGAGCTACGTGAGTTGGTGTTTCCTTACCCGAATGATCCCAGCGACGTCTATTCCCTGAGCACGACCCAGGGTTCCGGGTTCGTTGATCAGGCAACCGGAGAACTACTGCAATACCAGCCTCGCTCTACGGGTAATCAGTTCCAGCACTGGATGATTCGCCTGCACACCGGTGAAGGCCTGTGGTGGCTGGGTTTGATTCTCGGGATGGCTGCGCTGACCGTTCCGGCACTGTCCTTCACCGGCATACAAGTCTGGTGGCAGCGACGTTCAACATCCGTGCGCCTGGGTGAAGGTGCCAGTATCGAAGTGGCGGATGTGGTTATTCTGGTGGGTTCAGAAGGCAACACCACCTGGGGTTTTGCCAGGGATCTTCAAAACAAACTCAATCAGGCCGGCAAAAAAGTACATTGTGCGCCGATGAATGACCTGGCAAAACGCTACCCGCAGGCCTCGGTGCTTTTTGTTCTGACATCAACCTACGGTGACGGTGACGCGCCCTCCTCCGCCAGTCAGTTCATGACTCGACTTGAACACTTTCAGGCGAATGACGGATTGGAGTTTGTGGTTCTGGGGTTTGGTGACCAACAGTTTCCAAAATTCTGTCAGTATGCGCTGGATGTAGACGCTGCCCTCAGTAGTAAAGGCCTGCAGCAAGTGAACCTTGTTACACGAATCGATCGCGGCTCCGCCATACAGTTTCGTGAATGGGGCGAGGCTATCGGCGAGCACATGGGCATCTCATTGGCGCTGACCCATAATCCCGCGCCAGCCGCCACTGCGGAATTCGAACTTGTTGAGCGCGTGGACTATGGCGTTGCGGTAAACGCGCCAACCAGCATATTGCGTTTCAGGCCGGTACAAGATCGCAGAAATTTATGGCAAGTGTTGTCTTTCAGAAGCCGGTCGAATCTGCCGAGTTTCGAAGCGGGTGACCTGTTTGGCGTTGCGCCACCCGGAGATAACACGGCCCGATTGTACTCGCTGGCGTCTTCGGCCTCGGATGGGCAGTTGGAAATCTGCGTCCGGAAACAGACCAATGGCCTGTGTTCAGGTTATCTGCACAGCCTCGAACCCGGAGATCGGATTTCCGGATTTATCCAGCAAAACCCGGGCTTTCGTCCGGCGGGCGGTGCAACGCCCATTATTCTCATTGGTGCCGGCGCGGGAATCGGCCCACTAGCCGGTTTTATCCGAAAGAACACGGATCGTAACCCCATGTACCTGTACTGGGGCGGGCGCAATCCGCAATCGGATTTTCTCTATCAACCGGAACTTGGCTGTTACCTGGATGACCACCGCCTTACCGGGTTGAATACAGCGTTTTCACGATCAGCAGAAAAAGCCTACGTTCAGGATGCCATCATTGCGGATGAAAGCGCGTTGCGGCAACTGATTGAAAAAGGCGCTCAGGTGCTGGTATGCGGGGGGCGGGATATGGCCTCCGGTGTAAGCCAGGTGTTTGACTCCATCCTCAAACCCTTGCACATGGATGTCGATGAGCTGAGAGCCGAAGGGCGCTATCTAGAAGATGTTTACTGA
- a CDS encoding ferredoxin reductase family protein: MPNLRTSVTLFLLLAVQLSFWNPGLSYEHFLTLNGYLAINFMSITMLLATRPGWFESPLGGLDRMYQLHKWTGILAVIFALAHWLIEMADDALEARFGTDRSLKEANFSGLLDSLQDGAEDLGEPGLYLLVFLVVITLIRWVPYGYWRYLHRAMPLIYLALAAHAVLLAPLKWWQQPIGWLMALLMVGGAIASLQSLTGQIGRSRRYKGLVQAVKQTSVNITEVVCDMGNRWPGHRAGQFALVTFDRIEGAHPFSLSCANNASGQLSFQIKALGDYTRKIPKQLRSGQAVTLEGPYGRFNLDSGRKSAQQIWVAGGIGITPFLAELENRLINTEKERPAVTLHYCTAGAANDPMVTRVRQLTQQLPDIALHIHDSKQGQRLTANQLRIQNRKVDIWFCGPQGLAKALRSGLKQQSVSLRFHQEFLEFR, from the coding sequence GTGCCCAACCTACGTACCAGTGTCACCCTTTTTCTGCTTTTAGCTGTTCAGTTGAGTTTCTGGAATCCTGGGCTCAGTTATGAGCACTTCCTGACACTCAATGGATACCTTGCCATCAATTTCATGTCCATCACTATGTTGCTGGCTACCCGACCTGGATGGTTTGAATCTCCGTTAGGTGGTCTGGACAGAATGTATCAGCTGCATAAATGGACCGGCATTCTGGCCGTCATTTTTGCCCTGGCACACTGGCTGATCGAAATGGCGGACGACGCCCTCGAAGCCCGGTTTGGAACGGATCGCAGCCTAAAGGAAGCAAATTTTTCGGGCTTGCTGGACAGCCTTCAGGACGGCGCTGAAGACTTGGGCGAACCCGGCCTGTATCTGCTAGTGTTTCTGGTTGTCATTACCCTGATTCGCTGGGTGCCCTACGGTTACTGGCGCTACCTGCACCGGGCGATGCCATTGATTTATTTGGCGCTGGCCGCCCATGCTGTATTGTTGGCTCCGCTGAAGTGGTGGCAACAACCCATCGGCTGGCTGATGGCATTGTTAATGGTGGGTGGTGCCATCGCGAGCCTGCAATCATTGACGGGACAAATCGGAAGGAGTCGCCGCTACAAGGGGCTGGTTCAGGCCGTCAAGCAGACGTCAGTCAACATCACCGAAGTCGTCTGCGACATGGGCAACCGCTGGCCAGGGCATAGAGCCGGACAATTCGCCCTGGTGACCTTCGACCGAATCGAAGGCGCACACCCTTTCAGTCTGTCCTGTGCTAACAATGCCAGCGGGCAGCTGAGTTTTCAGATCAAGGCGTTAGGAGATTACACCCGCAAGATCCCGAAGCAGCTACGCAGTGGCCAGGCGGTTACGCTCGAAGGTCCCTATGGGCGTTTTAATCTCGACAGCGGCAGGAAAAGCGCCCAGCAGATCTGGGTGGCCGGCGGCATCGGCATCACGCCGTTTCTGGCAGAACTGGAGAACCGCCTGATCAATACCGAGAAAGAACGTCCTGCAGTCACACTTCATTACTGCACCGCCGGCGCGGCGAATGATCCAATGGTGACTCGTGTGCGACAACTGACGCAGCAACTTCCGGACATAGCACTGCACATCCACGACAGCAAGCAGGGGCAGCGATTGACCGCGAACCAACTGCGAATTCAAAATCGCAAAGTTGATATCTGGTTTTGTGGGCCACAAGGCCTGGCAAAAGCCCTGCGAAGCGGACTGAAGCAACAGTCCGTGTCATTACGCTTTCATCAGGAATTTCTTGAGTTTCGCTGA
- a CDS encoding ArsR/SmtB family transcription factor, producing the protein MTELHCVHILGYMETLKAIASFGALSQETRLEAFRLLVRHEPEGLPAGEIARQLGVPHNTMSAHLSVLARAELVLSQRQSRSIIYRANLNRVQETIQFLVNDCCAGHPQVCAPLTSSLIACPAQSDEL; encoded by the coding sequence TTGACCGAGCTTCATTGTGTCCATATTCTTGGATATATGGAAACTTTAAAGGCAATAGCGAGCTTTGGTGCTCTCTCCCAAGAGACTCGATTGGAAGCATTTCGGCTTTTGGTTCGTCATGAGCCAGAAGGGCTTCCGGCTGGCGAAATCGCAAGACAACTGGGTGTACCGCACAACACGATGTCAGCACATTTATCGGTGCTTGCCCGTGCAGAGCTTGTTCTTTCCCAGCGCCAGAGTCGTTCCATCATCTATCGAGCGAACTTGAATCGGGTGCAAGAGACGATCCAATTTCTGGTCAATGATTGTTGCGCGGGCCATCCACAGGTCTGTGCGCCGCTGACATCCTCGCTGATCGCTTGCCCCGCCCAATCAGACGAGCTTTGA
- a CDS encoding DUF2271 domain-containing protein, with amino-acid sequence MKKILFALGLAAVMAVPAYAQAREVTFSTQLSNYGGDGAYLALYLTDADGQYQETLWISGEKSKYYKHLRDWARGSGLNQAEYDGLTGASVSSGRTLNVTLELDDALIDSGYQVRVDTAVEDMRDNRSDVVAPLTTEGSGKSVAGRGYVQSFVYNLK; translated from the coding sequence ATGAAAAAGATTCTGTTTGCGCTAGGCCTTGCGGCTGTGATGGCAGTACCGGCCTACGCACAGGCCAGGGAAGTCACTTTCAGCACACAGCTGAGTAATTACGGCGGTGACGGAGCTTATCTTGCGCTCTACCTCACCGATGCCGATGGCCAATATCAAGAGACCCTCTGGATATCCGGTGAGAAAAGCAAATATTACAAGCATCTACGTGACTGGGCCCGTGGCAGTGGTTTAAACCAGGCTGAATACGATGGCCTGACCGGCGCCAGTGTGTCCAGCGGGCGCACACTGAACGTGACCCTGGAACTTGATGACGCATTGATCGACTCCGGTTACCAGGTTCGTGTTGATACCGCCGTTGAAGATATGCGCGACAATCGCTCGGATGTGGTGGCCCCGCTAACCACGGAAGGCTCTGGAAAGTCGGTTGCTGGCCGTGGCTACGTCCAGTCTTTTGTTTATAACCTCAAGTAA
- a CDS encoding ATP-binding protein: MSTKSSLHRTLGTWLTLGVTLLWLLGVIASGVVARHEMNEVFDSALEETAQRILPLAVTDILNREGDPSLERALALKEHNEYLTYLVRDKLGKLLLQSHDADPDIFGTKPREGFSDTLTHRIYGESAISGTLYIEVAEPLDHRREAVLDTSLALLLPLIFLIPISLVGVWWVIKRSLRRVVQLQQSIEVRGGGDLSPVAVERLPEEFEPIMISVNRLLERLRRALEAERSFTANSAHELRTPLATALAKLQRLKTETQDTGVKVRASEIEESLRTLSRLSEKLLELAKAEGGSALSEQANNLVPILRMVASDYDHQAPGRLLLNLPDGDVTSLLDLDAFAILVRNLIENALRHGTDNEPVNVSLTGEGILRVVNRGELVPPEKLALLRNRFVRSDTKTVGSGIGLAIVDAIASGAGITLNLRSPASGQSDGFEAELNIAVVE; this comes from the coding sequence ATGAGCACTAAATCCAGCTTACACAGAACCCTTGGCACCTGGCTTACCCTTGGCGTGACCTTGCTCTGGTTGCTGGGTGTTATCGCGTCAGGCGTGGTGGCCCGGCACGAAATGAACGAGGTGTTCGACAGTGCATTGGAGGAAACAGCGCAGCGTATCCTGCCATTGGCGGTGACCGACATACTGAACCGGGAAGGGGACCCAAGCCTGGAGCGGGCATTGGCCCTGAAAGAACACAACGAGTATCTCACCTATCTGGTTCGTGATAAGTTGGGCAAACTGCTGCTGCAATCCCACGACGCAGACCCCGACATTTTTGGCACCAAACCGCGAGAGGGCTTCTCTGACACGCTAACTCACCGAATATACGGGGAGTCAGCCATCAGCGGAACCCTGTACATTGAGGTTGCCGAACCTTTGGACCACAGGCGCGAAGCCGTTCTGGATACGAGCCTTGCATTGCTGTTGCCACTTATATTTCTGATTCCCATCAGCCTGGTCGGGGTGTGGTGGGTGATAAAACGTTCGCTTCGCCGTGTTGTGCAATTGCAGCAGTCCATAGAAGTCCGCGGTGGGGGCGATCTTTCTCCCGTCGCGGTCGAGCGTTTACCGGAAGAGTTTGAACCCATCATGATCTCGGTGAACCGGTTGCTTGAACGTTTGCGCCGCGCCCTTGAAGCAGAGCGCAGTTTTACCGCCAACAGCGCCCATGAATTGCGAACCCCGCTGGCAACGGCGCTAGCCAAGCTACAGCGGTTAAAAACAGAAACGCAGGATACAGGCGTTAAAGTACGAGCCAGCGAGATTGAAGAGTCGCTTCGCACCCTGTCACGACTGTCAGAGAAGCTGCTTGAATTGGCGAAGGCTGAAGGGGGCAGCGCCTTGTCGGAGCAGGCTAACAACCTGGTGCCCATACTGCGGATGGTGGCCAGCGATTATGATCACCAGGCGCCCGGTCGACTCCTGCTCAACCTGCCTGATGGTGACGTTACGTCATTACTGGACCTGGATGCCTTCGCCATTCTGGTTCGGAATCTGATCGAGAATGCCCTCAGGCACGGCACGGACAATGAGCCTGTGAATGTTAGCCTTACAGGCGAGGGCATCCTGCGGGTGGTTAATCGCGGTGAGCTCGTACCACCAGAGAAACTCGCCTTGTTGCGAAACCGTTTTGTCCGCTCCGATACAAAAACAGTGGGCTCCGGCATCGGGCTTGCGATTGTGGACGCCATCGCCAGTGGTGCGGGCATTACCCTGAACCTCCGATCGCCAGCCTCAGGCCAGAGCGACGGTTTTGAAGCCGAACTCAATATTGCCGTGGTCGAATAA
- a CDS encoding IS1380 family transposase — translation MFLNEHNSRGPLAMGESLSPWTPSCNGSIRVELSGHRTTSDSGALLLREALDNSGMIDALDDHLVDHRDPDRVRHSLASQLRTLVLQRSMGWIDLSDTDTLRRDPLWQLACSDARGTTPLAQDRPSQATLSRLLTCLGRDDNIDTVHEGLLRLAVWRLTSLNGGERPEHLTLDIDGLPIDVHGHQGGSAFHGLYGARIYSPLVASLAETGDMVGGLLREGNAGPAENADTWIPHLVRRLNESTGAKVKVRIDAGFTDNDTLEALEDRDIEYLGRLRSHTGLQTLAAPHLKRPRGRPPEQPREWCHDLAYQAGTWPAPRRVVLVVQERPDDLLLHAFFLVTNLGKFDWPPEKVLALYRKRGSAEAHMGEVKSSLDMHLSSTDRGVSTVQDVMARNEVNLLLTLCAYQVLHGLRCLLERQTRQGWSLKRMREQVLKVAATLTVHARRITVHLGDAADKWWPSLLKGLPRLTALT, via the coding sequence ATGTTCCTGAACGAACACAATTCAAGAGGACCACTCGCCATGGGTGAAAGCTTATCCCCCTGGACCCCGTCATGCAACGGGTCCATCCGCGTCGAGCTCAGCGGCCATCGCACCACCAGCGACAGCGGTGCTTTGCTGTTGCGTGAAGCCCTCGACAACAGCGGCATGATCGATGCGCTGGACGACCATCTGGTCGATCACCGCGACCCGGATCGCGTCCGCCACTCGTTAGCCAGCCAGCTGCGTACCCTGGTGCTGCAGCGTTCGATGGGCTGGATCGACCTCAGCGATACCGATACGCTTCGCCGTGACCCGCTCTGGCAGCTAGCCTGCAGTGATGCCCGCGGGACAACGCCGTTGGCTCAGGACCGGCCATCTCAAGCGACGCTGTCGCGGCTGCTGACGTGCCTGGGCCGCGACGACAATATCGATACCGTGCATGAGGGCCTGCTGCGGCTGGCGGTCTGGCGACTGACCTCGCTGAACGGCGGCGAACGCCCCGAGCATCTGACGCTGGACATCGACGGCTTGCCGATCGACGTTCACGGCCACCAGGGCGGTTCGGCGTTTCATGGACTTTACGGGGCCAGAATATACTCGCCTTTGGTGGCCTCGCTGGCAGAGACCGGCGACATGGTGGGCGGCCTGCTGCGTGAAGGTAACGCCGGCCCAGCCGAGAATGCCGATACCTGGATCCCACATCTGGTGCGGCGACTCAACGAGAGCACCGGGGCCAAGGTCAAGGTGCGCATCGACGCCGGCTTCACCGACAACGACACGCTTGAGGCGCTGGAAGATCGCGACATCGAGTATCTGGGCCGGTTGCGCAGTCATACGGGCCTGCAGACACTGGCAGCGCCACATCTGAAGCGGCCACGCGGCCGGCCCCCCGAGCAACCTCGGGAATGGTGCCATGACCTGGCGTACCAAGCCGGTACCTGGCCGGCGCCGCGGCGCGTGGTGCTGGTGGTACAAGAGCGGCCCGATGATCTGCTGCTGCATGCCTTCTTTTTGGTCACCAATCTCGGCAAGTTCGACTGGCCGCCGGAAAAGGTCCTGGCGCTTTATCGCAAGCGCGGCAGCGCCGAAGCCCACATGGGCGAGGTGAAGTCGTCGCTCGATATGCATCTCTCCTCGACTGATCGCGGTGTCTCCACCGTCCAGGACGTCATGGCCCGCAACGAGGTAAACCTGCTGCTGACTCTCTGCGCTTATCAGGTGCTACACGGGCTGCGTTGCCTGTTGGAACGACAGACCCGGCAGGGCTGGAGCCTGAAGCGGATGCGCGAGCAGGTGCTCAAGGTGGCCGCCACGCTGACAGTGCACGCCCGGCGTATCACCGTGCACCTCGGCGATGCCGCCGACAAATGGTGGCCATCCTTACTGAAGGGGTTGCCGCGGCTGACGGCATTGACCTGA